Proteins from a single region of Streptomyces marianii:
- a CDS encoding nuclease-related domain-containing protein — protein MPTRPKRRSGAGASAQAMADSIRATERRRQHRTAAWAIPLMVAPVALAAGYFAACVTNWQAGTAVALVTVVLALRRIYRTKGSTWATGAAGERRTRWILAPLVWFGLGRWAVLHDRQIPRSRANLDHLVLGKCGPVYVDTKTWKAKNAKVHMRGGTLWYGRHPQQKTLETVQWEASRAAEVLGHRVQAVVAVHHAAVPPGGLVSHGVTIIQSTELRRFLRALPKEPGWDRARVRQAALLAEQHLRPAA, from the coding sequence ATGCCGACCCGACCCAAGCGCCGCTCCGGCGCCGGGGCGAGCGCCCAGGCCATGGCCGACAGCATCCGCGCGACCGAGCGCAGAAGGCAGCACCGCACCGCCGCATGGGCGATCCCTCTGATGGTCGCCCCCGTCGCACTTGCCGCCGGGTACTTCGCGGCCTGCGTGACCAACTGGCAGGCCGGCACTGCCGTCGCCCTGGTGACGGTCGTGCTCGCCCTGCGCCGCATCTACCGCACCAAGGGCAGCACGTGGGCTACCGGTGCCGCCGGCGAACGCCGCACGCGCTGGATCCTTGCTCCGCTCGTCTGGTTCGGGCTCGGCCGCTGGGCGGTCCTCCACGACCGCCAGATACCTCGATCCCGCGCCAACCTGGATCATCTCGTCCTGGGAAAGTGCGGTCCGGTCTACGTCGACACCAAGACCTGGAAGGCGAAGAACGCCAAGGTGCACATGCGCGGCGGAACACTCTGGTACGGCAGGCACCCACAGCAGAAAACCCTCGAGACGGTTCAGTGGGAAGCCAGCCGGGCCGCCGAAGTCCTCGGCCACCGCGTTCAGGCAGTCGTCGCAGTCCATCACGCCGCCGTACCCCCCGGCGGGCTGGTCAGCCACGGCGTGACCATCATCCAGTCCACTGAGCTCCGCCGCTTCCTGCGAGCTCTGCCCAAGGAGCCGGGCTGGGACCGAGCCCGCGTCCGGCAAGCCGCTCTCCTTGCCGAGCAGCATCTACGCCCCGCAGCGTGA
- a CDS encoding ATP-grasp domain-containing protein, producing the protein MTIAIVDGYSTGAALARRLHSLDQPCIHVRSQPHVSGYLRRSFDPDSYITDLGHDPDLQAVAHRLRELGATRITAGAESGVTLAERLSLLLGLPTNSAEHIAARRDKHLMAQAVAAAGLATPQATLATTPGEAAAWFQASGLPAAVVKPLSSAGTDNVTFCSTALQVETASAAVLAARTVFGEPNRAVLVQERLRGPEFYINTVSYDGHHRVAEIWRYVKQVGADSTPLYDYEEPVEATTQIAKTLRHFTFAVLDALGIRSTPAHTEVMLTSRGPVLIETGARLGGATQPDIVERYSGVSQTALTAATLLDPQHLLDFQDTHTTWSATVRNVEFVNHRHGPADARAAQRIARLPSAVAVVSAVEPGEQIAPTADLLTSPGYAYLAADERSAVERDYARLRRWERQGLHTV; encoded by the coding sequence ATGACCATCGCCATTGTCGACGGATACTCGACCGGAGCCGCTCTGGCCCGGCGGCTGCACAGCCTGGACCAGCCCTGCATCCACGTCCGAAGCCAGCCCCACGTCAGCGGGTACCTGCGCCGGTCGTTCGACCCGGACTCCTACATCACCGACCTTGGCCACGACCCCGACCTCCAGGCGGTCGCCCACCGTCTGCGCGAGCTCGGCGCCACGAGGATCACCGCCGGCGCCGAGTCCGGAGTCACTCTCGCCGAGCGGCTCTCCCTCCTCCTCGGGCTGCCCACCAACTCGGCCGAACACATAGCCGCCCGGCGGGACAAACACCTGATGGCTCAAGCTGTCGCCGCGGCGGGTCTGGCGACGCCCCAGGCCACCTTGGCCACGACGCCGGGAGAAGCCGCTGCCTGGTTCCAGGCGTCCGGACTGCCTGCGGCCGTCGTGAAACCCCTGTCGTCCGCCGGCACCGACAACGTCACGTTCTGCTCCACCGCCCTGCAGGTCGAAACCGCCAGCGCCGCCGTCCTGGCGGCCCGCACGGTCTTCGGTGAGCCCAACCGCGCCGTCCTCGTACAGGAACGCCTGAGGGGACCCGAGTTCTACATCAACACCGTCTCCTACGACGGCCACCACCGCGTCGCGGAGATCTGGCGCTACGTCAAGCAGGTCGGAGCCGACTCCACACCGCTCTACGACTACGAAGAGCCAGTCGAAGCCACCACCCAGATCGCCAAGACCCTGCGGCACTTCACCTTCGCCGTCCTCGACGCGCTCGGCATCCGTTCCACGCCCGCACACACCGAAGTCATGCTCACCTCCCGAGGACCCGTACTGATCGAGACCGGAGCCCGGCTGGGCGGCGCGACCCAACCCGACATCGTCGAGCGCTACTCCGGCGTTTCGCAGACCGCGCTGACAGCGGCAACCCTCCTTGACCCCCAACACCTCCTGGACTTCCAGGACACCCACACCACCTGGAGCGCGACGGTCCGCAACGTCGAGTTCGTCAACCACCGCCACGGACCGGCCGACGCCCGCGCTGCTCAGAGGATCGCCAGGCTCCCCAGCGCGGTCGCCGTCGTCTCCGCAGTCGAACCCGGCGAGCAGATCGCTCCGACAGCCGACCTGCTGACCTCTCCCGGCTACGCCTACCTGGCCGCCGACGAGCGGTCCGCCGTGGAACGGGACTACGCCCGCCTGCGACGCTGGGAGCGCCAGGGCCTGCACACCGTCTGA